TCTGTTTTTGGTGATCGAGAAAGTTAAAGGAACTTGAAAATTACGCCTTTGGAATGTTTAGAAGAGTCAGACAGCTGAAGTATAAGAACTGTACAGCCCTTTTTACTgacaaattattaataaatagtaaattCATTTCCTTGTTTTACGTATAAGAATTATGAAAGAAGAGGAAAGGCTAAAGACTTTATGTTTAAATTTCTTCTCGAGGAAATTGATAAGTACAGCTGaattattttaacttatttttgtTGGATGGAATGTGGTCTTGAAAATTAGATTTGCGTGATTGGATATTTGAGTTCAAGTGGTCTTCCGGTGGAGTTGTATAAAATTGAGGTTCTGCTTAACATGCTGTTGTCTTTTTAATCTTCCTTGTTCATTCAAAATTTGTGTTTTTTAAAATTCCTTTTGTATAGCCTCTAAAATGGCATTGTGATGATCAGATTTGACATTGAAGGATATGTGACTGGATTTGGTCATCCAGATTGGGTGAGGACACATGACACAGCTTCTCGGACATCTCCTGTAGTCTCAGCTCTTGTTGAAGGGGGTGCCACTTGCATTGGTAAAACGGTTGTGGATGAACTGGCTTATAGGTATGTGGTTATCTCATTTATTTTCATTGGTGTAAATTGTGTATATATTCACAGTATTTGACTGAGATAAGAGTTTTCACCTGTGGAttataattactttttagttcCTTTAAAAAGGTTTTTTATGAGGTATTTTGAGTGGTTATATCTCAACTTACCCAtatttgtttttctctgttGCTGGTGTGATAATAGCTTTAGCAATGCCAAGTGTGAGTTCATTTTTTTGTTTTCCTTCATTTACCAGACTTCAATTCTTCTGTGAATGCATTATTTTCAGTATCAATGGAGAAAATAAGCATTATGGTACGCCAAACAATCCTGCAGCCCCTGCATGTGTACCTGGTGGATCCTGTAGTGGAGCTGCTGTTGCAGTAGCTGCTAATCTTGTTGACTTCTCTTTAGGTAATCTTCTCTTTTGCTGTCTGTACAGTAAAGTATGTCTTCTAACATTTTCCAGATATTCACTAGACCTGGATATCCAAATCTTTTCTTGGATTCATGTGGCTCTCTGTACCATAAGCTAACCATCATTTTTCATCTCAGTGGCTGCAATTTCCAATTGCTGTTTGGAAAACCTTATTCTGAACTTGGGTTTCTGCATTTCACTTGCCAAGTAGTCATCTGAGTGGACATGGCTATTTGGATGTGCAGGAAGTAATAGGTGCCATAACACATTGATGTTTATGAGATACTGTTGGTTGCTTTAtgatatctttattattaaatgGTCTATTAATACTTTACCCACCATGTTATTGTTTTGAATATTGCGTTCATGCAAACATTTTATGACAGGTCTTGATTCTGTTGGTGGTGTTAGAGTACCTGCTGGCTTCTGTGGCATTATAGGATTCCGACCCTCATATGGCACCATTCCTCTCTTTGAGATTTTGCCTGTTTCAGCTAGTCTGGATACTGTTGGTATGTGTGGATGGTAATTTATTAGCATATCCTGACGTGCTACCATGTAACTGTCCAAATGAAATTAAGAATCATGTTTCATGGTTAGTGTTCTGTATTTTGGTTGAGGAAGTAACTTACTGAGGTTAACAGATAGATTGCTATGTTGACTGTCCTATGCTGTGTTTTCTTATGATAAGATCTAATCATAAGCTAATTGGACCGTTTATTGATAATTCTTAGCTTTTTCTTTGTCATGTTGAGGAAGAAAGGAAAATTGCTTTCTAATTTGCTTCATATGCTATATGCTCTTATTTACATTGGTAGAAACACAATATAGATATACGTTTTATCACTTTTTTACTCAGTGTCAGGAGGGTCAAGAGGGCACTTTAAATGATCTAAACGCTTAACTTACTCTAATCACTTCACTTGGTATCAATATacgttctttctttctttttttttttttttggattttaaaTTAGTTGCTTttggattttaaattttaaatcccAGGACAATGAAAGATCAGACTTCTAAAAAGGAAATATTCTTCTCTAATAAAATATGAGAGGCATATAGTACTTATTTGGAATTTATATTCAAAACAAGATCATATATTCATGATTTAATCTCCTTTCAATGAATCTATCCAACCCAATTGAAGAAAACTATGACCTTGTTTTTTGGAAGCATCCTTATATATTAGGGAATTATTTAGTAGGAAGTTGCAATATTTAGTGTTTGATTCATGTTTCTTTCTCAAGAAGTGCActaatttttttgtttgtttcatTTACCAGTCATACACATAAGAAATGGATGAGTTCTACGCTGGCCGTCAACCTACAACCACCATCCTCTATCTGGGCTGGGATTAAGACTTAGTTGTTGCTGTTCTTCATTTACCTATTCTTTGGGAAGTGTATTAGAAAATACAACATTATACCTTGTTATTCATAATTTAAGCTTAGGCAGATATTTGAGTATTACTTTTGGTACTATGGAAGTTGTACTAGTAAGTTACTTCATTTCTACTGAGGAAGTTGAGTGGTCAAAGGGAAGTCCTACTTCCCCTTGCCTTTGTTCCTCTTGGTGAACCAAAGACAATATTTTGGCCTACATCACCTGAAGTTTGACTTCCCAAGCATACTTCTGATGAAGTAAACAAGGTGTACAATACATGCATCCTCATTCCAAATCCTCAGTCATCACCTATCCAAACAGTTTTAGGTTAAAGTTCATCTATTATGCTCTTGCTTGTAAATACCATTTTTTGTTTTTCAGTGTGAACTGAATTTCACCTATAGTGGATATGAATAAAAGTGGCTGTAGATGGAATTGGCTGTAGTTGAGACATACTATTTTCAATAATTCTGTTTGGAACTGTTATGAAACTGGGTTCTTTCTAACAGAGAACAAAAATTAGAGAGGAGATAGAGAAAGAAAGGATAGAAGGAATAGAAGAATAAAGGTGGAATTCTGCATTTGTATTGAATTTGGAGTATCCAATACAAGGACAAGTCCTCCTATTTGTTCTAATTCATATTTGTTACTTGTAACAGAATGACTGCTTTGCCACTTCATGCCTATTACAGTCAACTTATCTCCTTCTAGTATCCGCTATTCATAACATTCCCCGCCTCTTGAAACCATTGTTGTCCTCAAGAATGAGAGAGGAACTGACCATGCTTGTTAAATCTGACCAGCTGCCCCAATTTATGAACAGAAAATTCTAAATAGAGGTATTATTGTCCCTCTTATTGGTATTTTTTGACATTTCAATGCAGAAATCCTCCCTTGACAAGAATAGCACTTTCTTCTTCTGCCTCCTCCACATTTCAAATGTATTCTCTTTGAGTATTATAGGCCTACATAATCCCAGCTCAATTATACTATTCCCAAAATTCCAACAATCTTTTCTGTAGCCAGAAACGTCCACATCGTCTTCTTGATTTGAAATATTCTCAATAAAAACACCATTCTTATGTTCAAACACTTCGACAATTCCAACAACAAGAAGACTACTTTCAATATTTTCTTCAGTTAAAGAACAAGACCCAACTTTTTTCTTTGGAGAAGACACCTTCTTTCAAGTGTTGCATTAGCAAGTCTCGACCTCTCCCCCTGTTTTTCTTCGGAAATATTTCCAAGCTCCACTTCTTGATATCTTGAATTTACAATGGAAGCTCCATAGATGTTTTCATGCTCAAAACCCTTAATGTTCTCATCATTTGCACCATTGACATCATTAGGTTCTTTGCTCCGAAAAGTAACTAATTCATTCTTAGGCAATATTTGATTAGTACCAACAGTATGCCAAGAGTTTCCAGAACTATCTTGATCTCTTGAATGGGAGTTAAAGAATTCCCTTGAAATGGGTGATAGTTCTCTGCTCTCAGATTCTCCATCTTCCATTCCTACTCCTTCTTTACTGCTACAGATTTCCTTGCACTTATCACTCATCATGATATCCATAACATCTCGCAATTCCTCCCTTAATGCATTGTTGTCATTGGTGGGCTGCCTTATTTCTTCTTCCAAAGTAATCCCCATCATAATTTTCATGAAGGCTCGCAATTCCTCCCTTAATGCATCGTTGTCTTTGGTGGACTGCCTGATTTTCCTTTTTAGTCCATTCATTTCTTCAGCATCCTTCTGCACCTTTTCTTGGAGAATCTTCATCTGTTCTTCCGATTTGCTACCCTTACCATCATTGTACTTGTTATAATTTCAATTCCAAAGAACTGAAAATTGATCAAGTCCCAGCAACTGAAATTTCAAGAAGGAACTAGAAATTTGAGAGCTAAGAATCAGATATTTCCTTAATATTTTCTAGGATTTGTCAACTGGGACAAGAAACAGATCTGAACCAGACATGAAGCAAGAAATGGAATATAAACCCTAAAAGATAAATGTGAGAAAGAAATTAGTTGAGAAGAGAAACAGAAATATGAGAAAGACTCAGAAGATAGAAGAAATaggaagaaagagatgaagatacCAGGAAACAGAGGAAATATGAGAAATCAGAGAGAATTAGAGAAGGAAAATGATCAGAATCTTGATATTTCTTGAATTTCCTagaaattcaagaaaaagaaggaagatATTCAAGAAGGATGGAAAAAGGACAGTAGGAAGAAAAGCTGGAGAAATTTGGATTtcaagaagaaggaggaggacaGATTCTGCCAAGAAGAAAGCGACAAGACTTGAtacagaaaagaagagaaacagAAAGGAAAGAAATTTCAGGGAGAAAGGGAAGAAGTTAGAGggagagaaggaagaagaaaatgagagagaaGGAGAAAGAAATCTTAGAAAGAAGAGGAATAGAAAGAAAGAGATAGGAATAAGAACAGAAGAAAAACCTGGAATTTAGGCCTCCTTAtcgttggctctgataccatctttaTGAAACCAGGTTCTTTCTCACAGAAAGAACAAAAATTAGAGAGGAGATAGAGAAAGAAAGGAGAGAAGGAATAGAAGAATAGGGAAAGGTGGAATTCTGCATTTGTATTAACTTTTGGAATATCCAATACGAGGACAAACCATCCTATTTATACTAATTCCTATTTGTTAGTTGTAACAGAATGACTGCTTGGCCACTTCGTGCTTATTACAGTCAGCTTATCTCCTTCTAGTATCCCCTATTCATAACAGGAACCTGGAAAGTTTCAGTTTGAAAGTTCCTATGGTTATGGAAATCCACAAAGTTTTCTATGTAATAGTGATCAAAGTTGAATCTAAGTTTGAGATTGAAACATTTGTATATCTGTACATTTTGTTAAgagaaattaatatattatgcgTTCATATGTAACATCTTCATATAATTGCAGAATCAGGCCAAGTGTTTTACATTATGCAACCTGAGCTTAATTCATGGTTTGGAATCTGATTATGAACAATTCTTAGTTTATAATATAGTTCAACTCAGTGGATTTTCATCATGATTTGGTGTAAGATCAACTATTTACAGATGGTGTCATTTCTATTTGTATTTGTCCCTCGTCCATTTGTCAACCTGTATACTGAACTATGCTATACAGTTGCCATTGTCAATATTTTATGATGATGGCTGTCTGGAATAATGTTGCAGGATGGTTTGCTAAGGATCCAAATGTTTTGCGTCATGTTGGACATTTGCTCTTGCAGCTGCCTTTTGGAATTCAACGACATCCTAGGCAAATTATAATATCTGAAGATTGTTTTCAACTACTAAAGATTCCTGTTGACAGGATTATGCAGGTGGTGATTAAATCCACTGAGAAGCTTTTTGGAAGTATGTCCTGTTCTGGACATAAGTGTTTGTGTAAATCGTTATTTTATTGTTGTTGCTATATACAGCCTTTTAGTGTTCAAGTATGAAATATACCTGAATTGTAACTGCGAAATTTCTTCAGGACAAGTATTGAGGCATGAAAATCTTGAGGATATTCTCTTTTCTAAAATTCCAAGCTTAAAACAGTTCTACGACAAAAAAACAAACGATCAACTCAGAAATTCTTCAATAAGATTGCTTGCAAATGTTTTGCTGCTTCTACATAGGTGAGCCTTCTTATTTCATAGTTTCTGTATATTATTGGAAATTATGGCTTGCAGAAGCTGAGAAGAGACTAACTTTTGAGTGATATTTTTTGCTCTGGTGGAATGGATTTTCCAACTTCAAGGAACTTAGACTTTTGATTTGGAAATGTAGAAAATTATTgtccttaattaattaaaaaagggTTAAGCTTCATAAATAGAATTCCTAGAGCATGCAAAAATCATTTCAAACGATCTCAAAGAGTGCCAGAGCCTtctgatttctttaaaattgaTGTTCATTCCTTTCTTGAAATTTAAGCTTTAATGTATTACAAACAATGCCAATGCATATTTATGTCTTGTATACATATCTAATGTATGATGGAGGGAGTTGTCCTAAACCTGTAAGAATCTGCTTCCAAACGGATAGTCACAGAGTTTACTATTTTTAACGTGGAAAAACATGAAACATTCATGTAATAAGAAACTTAAGCCTATATTAAGAAATTTGGTATGGATGGCACTGGATCAAGTATGGGCTAGCTAAGCCATGTCCTTGCTTGCCCTGCATTAGGTAGCAAGTGGCTGGGGGCTAAATAGTGTGTTAAGTATATAGCAAGTTTTGGGGGATGGGTTTGCAATTACCCATAAACCTGCTTCCGTGCGATTGTGATATTCACTTTATTGGAGTCAGGTAGGGGCTTTCAAGGGGTTATGAAAACATGCAATATCCGAACTAGGACACTTATTTTGTAAATTTGGAACAAACTCTGAAAAAACGTAAACTCGATTTCTGATCTAAAAGCACAAAAACCCTAGAGTTTTCAGTTAATTTGGTGGAACTAACATAAAGGTACAACTTCACGCCGGAAAGGACTGCTAAATGTTGTTGTAAATAGATAGGCCCCTATTTTGAGTCTAGGTCATAATTCTAAACTTCTTCAGGTCCCCAAATGTGGGTTTACttatagtaaataaattttcttcTGTAGCTCTATCTATACTTACCAATTCAGATTTTATGGAAAATGCGGAAGAAGTGTTTATTTATGGAATAAATGACATTTTCTCCAAGTAAAAACACTGGAGAAAGTTAACATTTAAGTggatttttgttaaaattaggaaaacctttttttcatttttagttttcaaaaattaaatagaaaacttGAAGAGCTattaaaggcagttttccaaAGTCTGCAATTGGAATGAGAAGAAACAAGGTTTTTCTTGAAAAACAGTTCTCATTTCTCAACTGGATACTTTATTCTAATAGTTTCTGAAAATTTCCTAGTTGTAAATGATCCTTCCTTTCCAATGATGTGGTCCTTATTGATCTAATTGGAGCATATGCCTCAGTATTTTTAGTGGTTGTTAGAGAAGAAGTTGAGTTCCATGCagaagagacaatctggagtgTGAGAATGTGTatgttatagattataggaagtaaatatgttaatataggaagtaaatattgatagatggatcagttgcttaatcttaggattgtataatcatagatttGATTTTCCTTTCTGTTTAGATACCCGTCTCTCATCTATAAATAGGttataatctctattgtgaaaaataacaacaaatattatatttctacatggtatcagagccatgaTCAGAAAAATTGTGCAGAGCTAGTGGGCCTACGAGGAAAGGGTTACCTgtgtgagacgaggtggagctgcccgaggtactagcgaaccacaatacccgagGGTCCGGTCCTGGTTAGCAATTATATTCGATTTAGTTGCGATGAGGACGTCACAAATTTAGTAGGAGAGAGGGTAAAAGTCACTTGCTAGCTTggaagggtaacatttggagatttaggaTTCTGTTCATTTGAGCTATCCATAAAAgataacatttggagatttatggctctattcatttgggttacccataaagggtaacctTTGGAGACTTAGGATTCTTTTCATTTTGGATTACTCATAaagagtaacatttggagatttagaACTCTGTTTATCGGGTTACCTATAaagagtaacatttggagacttagggctctgtttatCGGGGTTACCcgtaaagggtaacatttggagacttaggactctGTTTATCGGGATTACCCATAAAGGATAACATTTTGAGACTTAGGgtttctgttcatttgggttacccataaagcgTTACATTCGAAAACATCGGGTACTGTTTACGGGTAGTGTTCACGGATACTGTTCATCGATTATTATTCACGGTTCTGTTTTTCTGAtcctttgtttattttgattgtttagGGTTGGTTGTTCTTATGACtgaaattgattatatatgtaacaagttgggtgtgattaacatttatactccaacttgagtgggagtgttatagattataggaagtaaatatgttaatataggaagtaaatattgatagatggatcagttgcttaatcttaggattgTGTAATCATAGATTTGATTTTCTTTCCTGTTTAGATTCCCGTCTCTCATCTATAAATAGGttataatctctattgtgaaaaataacaacaaatattatatttctatagAACAGATTGCAGGGCTGGCTATTGGGGCTACATTTTAGGTAATTGGAAGGCTAGAATGAATAGAAAATCAGGTAAAAAAACCAGAACTGGTAGCTTATAGTAGTTGTTGGGCAGCAAAATAAAATCTGGGAGCTGTGGATTGGAAATTAAAGGTGTTTGCGTCACACCTAAGGTTCCATAGGCATCACATCTTAAAGGTTTCTAGGCATCATTGAATTGCATCCCAGAATCCAAGAGCAACAGCTTCAGGATGTGGACTTCCATAATTAATCTTAATCTTGTAAAGCTTTGGATTCTAAAGTAAAGGGCTAATTATATTTCACCACAATAAGGATTAATGTCAAGGCCAGGTGTACCTGTGGATCTTAATGTCAAGATGATGGCTCTGGTGTCATGTTCACTTTCATGATGTAGGATTCTCATGTACATAAATCACAATACAGAAAAAGTTTGCTTCTTGATTTTGTTATACTTTTAGCTTGACACTATTTTTGGATAATGTGTTTGTCTTGGTCTTTTGGCAGATATGAATTCAGATGTAATCATGGGGAATGGATTAATGTGGAGAAGCCGAACCTTGATCATCATATCTCTGCACAGATAAATGACACCCTAGAGATAACAGATAAAGATATTGAAATTTGTTATTCCATCAGAAATGAAATGCGTGCAGCTATTGACTCACTTCTGAAGGTAATGTTTGTGGTTAGTTGCAGAAAATTGTCATTATGAGAgaataaatgaaaaagatttgaagaaCACTGCGAAAGAAAAAGTGAATATGCAGTTTGCGAGAGATTTTGCATTTTACTTGGGGAAACATTATTCTTTCatcttatataaaaaaaataacaaaattagaaGTACTTAGAAATCttgaacccaaaaaaaaaagtacttagaaatctaaaacatcatagaagatACTATAGTTCTGTCTGTTTTCCCCCTTATTATGTGTTCTGAAAGTTTAAAATTCCCATGGCACTTGGTATGCTTTTGTGCTAGGGTTGATGGCTTTTAAGACATTTTATTCTGATTTCTTTTTCATAGATAAGTAACATTTGCATGAAAGTGATCATTTCTGCAATGGTGAATTTCATCATGGTCTtcgacaaaaaaataaaaaaagatcaTGGTGGCTTGGTGGTCATGGGTCTAACAATGGGGACTTCTTCCTTGCAGTGCAAGGGGAAGGGATCTAATATGTATAATCCTCTTTAGTGCCTGCAATGTGGGAAGTGTTGAGGCACTAATCCTAGCAGATTCTACTCTAGTCATCTTGATTGGTTATATAGTTCTTGCACTTTGATTATTCTTCTCAATACTATTTGTTTTGATTACTTTTTGGGTTCAGGATGATGGAATTTTGGTGATTCCTACAACTGCTTATCTTCCTCCAAAACTTGGTGCAAAAGAGATGTTTTTAGAAGACTACCAGATTAGTTCATATAGCCTATTGAGTATTGCAAGCCTATCAGGTTGTTGTCAGGTGAAGTGCTATCCCGTGCTCTGACCTGATCTGCACACACAAAAGAATTGTATTTTCCTATCTTAGATGTTTGATTTTGAAACAAACCCTTGGTTTTAGTTCTTTTCATATTGATAGAATTACTTACATttgtcaatttatttatttatttatttttatgctgTAGGTGACTATTCCGCTTGGACATTATGATAAGCGTCCTGTTTCAGTATCCTTTATAGCCAGACATGGGGGAGATCGCTTTTTGCTGGATACTGTACAGAACATGTATGCATCTCTGCAAGAGCATGTTGATATGCTTGCCAAGTCCAAATTATCTCCTGATGCAGAAAGTCTTGAAAGAAATGCTGAGATGGCTAAAGAAAAGGTAAAAATCCATGTATATTATACTTGTAAAATCTGCCAACACTTCCAGTCTTTTGAAGTGATATGGATGAGGTTTGGTTTTATTTGGCTGCCCTTATGTGGCTAATTAGTAATTTTCATTAATTGGTCTGAgtagtttaaattattttcacttATAGTTCTAAGTTCTAACAGTCTGTTATAAGAGGTTCTAAGCCATTTTATTTAGGTAGATTTTGCTATTTTTACTCAAGTGGGTTCTGCTGTAGCTTCACCATTGGGTGTTTGTTTCACTGGGCGCAAACCTAGTTAAGGTTGTAGCTTGAAGCTTACACATGCCAAAGGTCATTATGTCTTTGATAAACATATTTGAAGGAATTCACATTTTCTTTTTGGATTCCCTAGCCTATTTGTAGAAATGGCATTCCCTCAGCTAGTTGTTTGCAATCTAGATTGGAGAACTAGTTTGAAAGGAAGACAGAGTTAAAAATATACTACACAATAACCATGTTTTTTGGCTGCCAGCTAATATATTTGGGCTTAGCCAGAACCATTGTGTTGCCAAATAacctttttctttccttctaaTTCTATGATTAGGGCAACCAAGCATTCAAAGATAAACAGTGGCAGAAGGCTGTCAGCTATTACACTGAAGCTATCAGACTCAGTGGCAAGAATGCTACATATTATAGTAACAGAGCTGCAGCTTATCTTGAACTAGGGAGGTATGCTTGTATTCTTCATTTTTATTTCATCAGTTATTGAATATGTACTTAAAATACCTAACATGCTGCTGCTTGTACTTCCAGCTTCATTCAAGCTGAGGCTGATTGTACTGAAGCTATCAACCTTGATAAGAAGGTGATTTCATAATGGACAGAAAATATATTTGGTTATACAATTTC
This Manihot esculenta cultivar AM560-2 chromosome 6, M.esculenta_v8, whole genome shotgun sequence DNA region includes the following protein-coding sequences:
- the LOC110616651 gene encoding outer envelope protein 64, chloroplastic — protein: MASNPANLWVLLGLGLAGILLMTRKLKKAMREDFGAFVEKLLLLPPPQPAPPKAPHPLTGLTFVVSDVFDIEGYVTGFGHPDWVRTHDTASRTSPVVSALVEGGATCIGKTVVDELAYSINGENKHYGTPNNPAAPACVPGGSCSGAAVAVAANLVDFSLGLDSVGGVRVPAGFCGIIGFRPSYGTIPLFEILPVSASLDTVGWFAKDPNVLRHVGHLLLQLPFGIQRHPRQIIISEDCFQLLKIPVDRIMQVVIKSTEKLFGRQVLRHENLEDILFSKIPSLKQFYDKKTNDQLRNSSIRLLANVLLLLHRYEFRCNHGEWINVEKPNLDHHISAQINDTLEITDKDIEICYSIRNEMRAAIDSLLKDDGILVIPTTAYLPPKLGAKEMFLEDYQISSYSLLSIASLSGCCQVTIPLGHYDKRPVSVSFIARHGGDRFLLDTVQNMYASLQEHVDMLAKSKLSPDAESLERNAEMAKEKGNQAFKDKQWQKAVSYYTEAIRLSGKNATYYSNRAAAYLELGSFIQAEADCTEAINLDKKNVKAYFRRGTAREMLGYYKEAIEDFKYALVLEPTNKRAALSAQRLRKVFR